In Quercus robur chromosome 11, dhQueRobu3.1, whole genome shotgun sequence, the following proteins share a genomic window:
- the LOC126704966 gene encoding uncharacterized protein LOC126704966, translated as MLKFREALDECGLFDLGFVGCKFTWHKTYPDGGIVWERLDKAVCTTEWFNLFPATKVKTLVCASSDHNPILVLPDGISLKPQRPWRFENIWLEEQGCHDTVKNAWKTISSEPPMPRVMMKVDTCKTQLRDWSKNSFGNVVSALVEKKKNLKLAEEDATKGGSVEFFLQLKSEVADLLRVEEKMWQQRSHVHWMISGDKNSSYFHNRASQRFRRNSITELRDSRGRIASSDEKVSKMIVEYYNQLFTTSNPHDIEEVVQHTKKVMSDDMNNCLTRNFSK; from the coding sequence ATGCTGAAATTCCGTGAAGCATTAGATGAATGTGGGTTGTTTGATCTTGGCTTTGTGGGTTGTaaattcacttggcacaaaactTATCCGGATGGTGGTATTGTTTGGGAGAGGCTAGACAAGGCTGTGTGTACAACAGAATGGTTTAATCTTTTTCCTGCAACTAAAGTGAAAACTCTAGTGTGTGCTTCATCGGACCACAACCCTATCTTGGTCCTTCCTGATGGGATTAGCTTAAAACCTCAACGCCCCTggcgttttgaaaatatttggttAGAAGAGCAAGGCTGCCATGACACAGTGAAGAACGCCTGGAAGACCATCTCCTCGGAACCACCTATGCCCAGAGTTATGATGAAAGTCGATACATGCAAAACTCAGTTGCGTGATTGGAGTAAGAATTCTTTTGGTAATGTGGTAAGTGCAttggtagagaaaaaaaagaatctaaaattaGCGGAAGAGGATGCAACAAAAGGAGGGAGTGTGGagttttttcttcaattaaaatCTGAAGTGGCAGATTTGCTTAGAGTGGAAGAAAAAATGTGGCAGCAGCGTAGTCATGTGCACTGGATGATCTCTGGGGATAAAAATTCTAGCTATTTCCATAACCGGGCGTCTCAGCGTTTCAGGAGAAACAGCATTACGGAACTCAGAGACTCTCGGGGAAGAATAGCTTCAAGTGATGAAAAAGTTTCTAAGATGATTGTTGAATATTACAACCAATTGTTTACTACCTCTAATCCGCATGACATTGAGGAAGTTGTCCAACATA